A genomic region of Castor canadensis chromosome 16, mCasCan1.hap1v2, whole genome shotgun sequence contains the following coding sequences:
- the Nop53 gene encoding ribosome biogenesis protein NOP53 isoform X1 produces the protein MAATGNTSRERVGELRAHILNGLSECRRLSASFNKMTARSEGGGARQRSKSDADSGFLGLRPTSVDPGLRRRRRGPRNRKRGWRRLAQEPLGLEVDQFLEDVRLQERTTGCLVSEAPNEKLFFVDTGSKEKEQRKKRTRVQKKSLCLQKPLRADLILENTSKVPVPKDILAHQVPNAKKLRRKEQLWEKLAKEGELPREVRKAQARLLNPPVAKSKPRPQDTVERPFYDLWTPDNPLDRPLAGQDAFFLEQTKKKGMRRPPRLLTKPSRVPAVEVTPAGASYNPTFEDHQALLLAAHEVELQRQKEAEKLERQLALPSAEQAATQETMFQELCEGLLQESDGEDERPKAHAAEAGDGTTEGSPASTWLASVEKKTEQQRRREKAARKQRVQQAALRAARLQHQELFRLRGIKAQVAQRLAELARRREQRRIQRLAEADKPRRLGRLKYQDPDIDVQLSSELSDSLRTLKPEGNILRDRFKSFQKRNMIEPRERAKFKRKYKVKLVEKRAFREIQL, from the exons ATGGCCGCCACAGGAAATACGTCACGGGAGAGGGTGGGCGAGCTGCGCGCGCACATTTTGAACGGGCTTTCGGAGTGTAGACGGTTGAGCGCTTCCTTTAACAAGATGACGGCGAGAAGTGAAGGTGGTGGTGCCAGGCAGCGCTCGAAAAGCGATGCCGATTCTGGCTTCTTGGGGCTACGGCCCACTTCTGTGGACCCAGGACtgaggcggcggcggcgaggtCCAAGAAATAGGAAGCGGGGCTGGAGGCGGCTCGCGCAGGAGCCGCTGGGGCTGGAGGTTGATCAGTTCCTGGAAGACGTGAGGCTGCAGGAGCGCACGACTGG TTGCTTGGTGTCAGAAGCCcccaatgaaaaactcttcttcGTGGACACCGGCTCCAAGGAAAAAG agcagagaaagaagaggacCCGAGTGCAGAAGAAGTCACTGTGTCTCCAGAAACCGCTGCGGGCTGACCTCATTCTTGAGAACACATCCAAGGTCCCTGTTCCCAAAGA CATCCTCGCCCACCAGGTCCCCAATGCCAAGAAGCTGAGGCGGAAGGAGCAGTTATGGGAGAAGCTGGCCAAGGAGGGCGAGCTGCCCCGGGAGGTTCGCAAGGCCCAGGCCCGTCTTCTCAACCCGCCTGTGGCCAAGTCCAAGCCTCGCCCCCAGGACACTGTTGAGCGGCCCTTCTATGACCTCTGGACCCCTGACA ACCCTCTGGACAGGCCATTGGCTGGTCAGGATGCATTTTTCCTGGAGCAGACCAAGAAGAAAGGCATGAGG CGGCCACCTCGTCTTCTCACCAAGCCTTCGCGGGTACCTGCTGTGGAGGTGACACCTGCTGGAGCCTCCTACAATCCGACCTTTGAAGACCACCAG GCCCTGCTCTTGGCAGCACATGAGGTGGAACTGCAGCGACAGAAGGAGGCGGAGAAGCTGGAGCGACAGCTGGCCCTGCCCTCAGCGGAGCAGGCCGCCACCCAG GAGACCATGTTCCAGGAGCTATGTGAAGGGCTGCTGCAGGAGTCTGACGGGGAGGACGAGAGGCCCAAGGCCCACGCAGCTGAGGCTGGAGATGGAACCACCGAGGGCTCACCAGCGTCCACCTGGCTGGCCAGTGTGGAGAAGAAGACAGAGCAGCAGCGGCGGCGGGAGAAGGCTGCCCGCAAGCAG CGAGTGCAGCAGGCCGCACTGCGGGCTGCCCGGCTACAGCACCAGGAGCTGTTCAGGCTGCGAGGGATCAAGGCCCAAGTGGCCCAGCGACTGGCAGAGCTGGCTCGGAGGAGGGAGCAGCGCAGGATCCAGCGGCTGGCAGAGGCTGACAAGCCTCGCAGGCTGGGGCGGCTCAA GTATCAGGACCCTGACATCGACGTGCAGCTCAGCTCGGAGCTGTCTGACTCGCTAAGGACCCTGAAG CCCGAAGGTAACATCCTCCGTGACCGGTTCAAGAGCTTCCAGAAGAGAAACATGATTGAGCCCCGAGAGCGAGCCAA GTTCAAACGCAAGTACAAAGTGAAGCTCGTGGAGAAACGGGCCTTCCGAGAGATCCA GTTGTAG
- the Nop53 gene encoding ribosome biogenesis protein NOP53 isoform X2: MAATGNTSRERVGELRAHILNGLSECRRLSASFNKMTARSEGGGARQRSKSDADSGFLGLRPTSVDPGLRRRRRGPRNRKRGWRRLAQEPLGLEVDQFLEDVRLQERTTGCLVSEAPNEKLFFVDTGSKEKEQRKKRTRVQKKSLCLQKPLRADLILENTSKVPVPKDILAHQVPNAKKLRRKEQLWEKLAKEGELPREVRKAQARLLNPPVAKSKPRPQDTVERPFYDLWTPDNPLDRPLAGQDAFFLEQTKKKGMRRPPRLLTKPSRVPAVEVTPAGASYNPTFEDHQALLLAAHEVELQRQKEAEKLERQLALPSAEQAATQETMFQELCEGLLQESDGEDERPKAHAAEAGDGTTEGSPASTWLASVEKKTEQQRRREKAARKQRVQQAALRAARLQHQELFRLRGIKAQVAQRLAELARRREQRRIQRLAEADKPRRLGRLKYQDPDIDVQLSSELSDSLRTLKPEGNILRDRFKSFQKRNMIEPRERAKFKRKYKVKLVEKRAFREIQ, encoded by the exons ATGGCCGCCACAGGAAATACGTCACGGGAGAGGGTGGGCGAGCTGCGCGCGCACATTTTGAACGGGCTTTCGGAGTGTAGACGGTTGAGCGCTTCCTTTAACAAGATGACGGCGAGAAGTGAAGGTGGTGGTGCCAGGCAGCGCTCGAAAAGCGATGCCGATTCTGGCTTCTTGGGGCTACGGCCCACTTCTGTGGACCCAGGACtgaggcggcggcggcgaggtCCAAGAAATAGGAAGCGGGGCTGGAGGCGGCTCGCGCAGGAGCCGCTGGGGCTGGAGGTTGATCAGTTCCTGGAAGACGTGAGGCTGCAGGAGCGCACGACTGG TTGCTTGGTGTCAGAAGCCcccaatgaaaaactcttcttcGTGGACACCGGCTCCAAGGAAAAAG agcagagaaagaagaggacCCGAGTGCAGAAGAAGTCACTGTGTCTCCAGAAACCGCTGCGGGCTGACCTCATTCTTGAGAACACATCCAAGGTCCCTGTTCCCAAAGA CATCCTCGCCCACCAGGTCCCCAATGCCAAGAAGCTGAGGCGGAAGGAGCAGTTATGGGAGAAGCTGGCCAAGGAGGGCGAGCTGCCCCGGGAGGTTCGCAAGGCCCAGGCCCGTCTTCTCAACCCGCCTGTGGCCAAGTCCAAGCCTCGCCCCCAGGACACTGTTGAGCGGCCCTTCTATGACCTCTGGACCCCTGACA ACCCTCTGGACAGGCCATTGGCTGGTCAGGATGCATTTTTCCTGGAGCAGACCAAGAAGAAAGGCATGAGG CGGCCACCTCGTCTTCTCACCAAGCCTTCGCGGGTACCTGCTGTGGAGGTGACACCTGCTGGAGCCTCCTACAATCCGACCTTTGAAGACCACCAG GCCCTGCTCTTGGCAGCACATGAGGTGGAACTGCAGCGACAGAAGGAGGCGGAGAAGCTGGAGCGACAGCTGGCCCTGCCCTCAGCGGAGCAGGCCGCCACCCAG GAGACCATGTTCCAGGAGCTATGTGAAGGGCTGCTGCAGGAGTCTGACGGGGAGGACGAGAGGCCCAAGGCCCACGCAGCTGAGGCTGGAGATGGAACCACCGAGGGCTCACCAGCGTCCACCTGGCTGGCCAGTGTGGAGAAGAAGACAGAGCAGCAGCGGCGGCGGGAGAAGGCTGCCCGCAAGCAG CGAGTGCAGCAGGCCGCACTGCGGGCTGCCCGGCTACAGCACCAGGAGCTGTTCAGGCTGCGAGGGATCAAGGCCCAAGTGGCCCAGCGACTGGCAGAGCTGGCTCGGAGGAGGGAGCAGCGCAGGATCCAGCGGCTGGCAGAGGCTGACAAGCCTCGCAGGCTGGGGCGGCTCAA GTATCAGGACCCTGACATCGACGTGCAGCTCAGCTCGGAGCTGTCTGACTCGCTAAGGACCCTGAAG CCCGAAGGTAACATCCTCCGTGACCGGTTCAAGAGCTTCCAGAAGAGAAACATGATTGAGCCCCGAGAGCGAGCCAA GTTCAAACGCAAGTACAAAGTGAAGCTCGTGGAGAAACGGGCCTTCCGAGAGATCCAGTGA